A genomic region of Oenanthe melanoleuca isolate GR-GAL-2019-014 chromosome 25, OMel1.0, whole genome shotgun sequence contains the following coding sequences:
- the ZBTB7B gene encoding LOW QUALITY PROTEIN: zinc finger and BTB domain-containing protein 7B (The sequence of the model RefSeq protein was modified relative to this genomic sequence to represent the inferred CDS: inserted 2 bases in 2 codons): protein MASPEDDLIGIPFPEHSSELLSCLNEQRQLGLLCDVTIKTQGLEYRTHRAVLAASSRYFKKLFAGPGPGQEVCELDFVGPEALGALLEFAYTATLTISSANMGEVLRAARLLEIPCVIAACVEILQGSGLEAPGPDDGDCERARRYLEAFSTLPEGEVPAPAXPPRPTPRRSKKTRKFLQARGARLNNHAEEPPAEAEGSSSPPPPAQLPSPPLPDGLPLPYDSFELPEEEELPPHSFPFPYXAPLSPEEAASDDDAIDPDLMAYLSSLHHESLAPGLDSPDKLVRKRRSQMPQECPVCHKVIHGAGKLPRHMRTHTGEKPFACQVCGVRFTR, encoded by the exons ATGGCCAGCCCAGAGGACGATCTCATCGGCATCcccttccctgagcacagcagcgagctgctgagctgcctgaaTGAGCAAcggcagctggggctgctctgcgACGTCACCATCAAGACACAAGGGCTGGAGTACCGCACCCACCGAGCTGTCCTGGCCGCCTCCAGCCGCTATTTCAAGAAGCTCTTCGCAGGGCCGGGGCCAGGGCAGGAGGTCTGCGAGCTGGACTTTGTGGGGCCAGAGGCGCTGGGTGCGCTGCTGGAGTTTGCTTACACAGCCACGCTGACCATAAGCAGCGCCAACATGGGCGAGGTGCTGCGTGCCGCCCGGCTGCTGGAGATCCCCTGTGTCATCGCTGCCTGCGTGGAGATCCTGCAGGGCAGCGGGCTGGAGGCGCCTGGCCCCGACGATGGCGACTGCGAGCGCGCCCGCCGCTACCTGGAGGCTTTCTCCACCCTCCCCGAGGGTGAGGTGCCTGCCCCCG GGCCCCCCCGCCCCACTCCACGCCGCAGCAAGAAGACCCGCAAGTTCCTGCAAGCCCGAGGTGCCCGTCTCAACAACCACGCCGAGGAGCCGCCCGCTGAGGCCgagggctccagcagccccccgccgcccgcccaGCTGCCCTCGCCCCCTCTGCCCGACGGGCTGCCCCTGCCCTACGACAGCTTCGAGCtgcctgaggaggaggagctgccccCAcactccttccccttcccct cagcccccctgtcccctgagGAGGCTGCTTCTGATGATGACGCCATCGACCCCGACCTTATGGCGTATCTGAGCTCGCTGCACCACGAGTCGCTGGCGCCTGGGCTGGACAGCCCTGACAAGCTGGTGCGCAAACGCCGCTCGCAGATGCCCCAGGAGTGCCCTGTCTGCCACAAGGTCATCCATGGCGCCGGCAAGCTGCCCCGCCACATGCGCACGCATACGGGCGAGAAGCCCTTCGCCTGCCAGGTCTGCGGAGTCCGATTCACACGGTGA